A window of the Phaseolus vulgaris cultivar G19833 chromosome 5, P. vulgaris v2.0, whole genome shotgun sequence genome harbors these coding sequences:
- the LOC137836021 gene encoding nodulin-30 has product MRAILITLFLILSVVVAEEAEDAAIVETIDPAKEAGISVATNPAKDHGIGGTGEINDLAEDAGVGISKAIYQTLSGQPEAYESPRFKRFVTHCSSHVAETCSDPMHYEGGIRNPTGLSHCIFDSMKACLANHKASLYDSARSKTLNLKPTKVEYLPVIIQTVKFQTVLKTCSQVSAQSCLSDSDVDASTLGACLLPSFNQCVYPTPPPPPPPPPPPPPDETRR; this is encoded by the exons ATGAGAGCCATACTAATTACTCTGTTCTTGATCCTAAGTGTGGTAGTTGCAGAAGAGGCAGAAGATGCTGCAATTGTTGAAACCATTGATCCTGCAAAAGAAGCAGGAATTTCTGTAGCAACTAATCCTGCAAAAGATCATGGAATTGGTGGAACTGGTGAAATCAATGATCTTGCTGAAGATGCTGGAGTTGGTATTAGCAAAGCCATTTATCAAACACTTAGTGGGCAACCTGAAGCGTACGAATCTCCAAGATTCAAGAGGTTTGTGACACATTGCAGCTCACATGTTGCTGAAACATGCAGTGATCCAATGCACTATGAGGGTGGAATCCGTAACCCAACTGGGTTGTCTCACTGCATTTTTGATTCCATGAAAGCATGCTTGGCAAATCATAAAGCCTCGCTTTATGACTCCGCTCGTTCCAAAACCCTAAATCTTAAACCCACAAAAGTCGAATATTTACCGGTTATCATTCAGACAGTAAAATTTCAAACTGTGTTGAAAACCTGCTCTCAAGTCAGTGCACAAAGTTGTTTGAGTGATTCTGATGTTGATGCATCAACTTTAGGAGCTTGTCTCTTACCATCTTTTAACCAGTGTGTGTATCCTActccacctccaccacctccACCACCTCCACCACCTCCTCCTG ATGAGACACGAAGATAA